Proteins encoded by one window of Eremothecium cymbalariae DBVPG#7215 chromosome 1, complete sequence:
- the RLP7 gene encoding Rlp7p (similar to Ashbya gossypii AAL011C), with amino-acid sequence MSTQLNSNPEILLRKRRNADRTRLEKQELAKKKKELADKQRRQKKGKFVRAEAIVSTSIATEREKERIKRVSKLEHKKVRADVSHVASTKDFILHVTESAEEEGEDGLVREKVEYFGEEILLFIIRVKGPTAVNIPQKAFKVLSILRLVELNTGVFIKLTKEVFPLLKIIAPYVVIGRPSLKSIRSLIQKRSRILYQKPDEEQPTEIVLNDNNIVEEKLGNEGILCVEDIIHEVATMGEAFSKCNHFLLPFKLNREVSGFTAMSKLQKLKQREIDSKKHRLSNAATAPIIQVDIDVMIEKLN; translated from the coding sequence ATGTCAACGCAGTTGAACAGCAATCCTGAGATCTTACTACGTAAGAGAAGGAATGCCGATAGAACAAGGCTTGAGAAGCAAGAGTTagccaagaagaagaaggaactAGCAGATAAGCAAAGGCGTCAGAAGAAAGGGAAATTTGTGAGGGCAGAAGCTATAGTTTCTACTAGCATTGCTacagaaagagaaaaggaaagaatCAAAAGGGTATCAAAGTTAGAACATAAGAAGGTTAGAGCTGATGTTTCTCATGTGGCATCAACCAAGGATTTTATCCTTCATGTTACCGAGAgtgctgaagaagaaggagaggATGGTTTAGTAAGGGAAAAGGTCGAATATTTTGGCGAGGAAATTTTACTCTTTATTATCCGAGTGAAGGGTCCAACTGCTGTAAATATTCCACAGAAGGCATTCAAGGTATTGTCGATTCTTAGACTTGTTGAATTAAATACCGGTGTTTTTATTAAGTTGACGAAGGAAGTATTTCCATTATTAAAGATTATAGCGCCTTATGTTGTTATTGGAAGGCCATCTTTGAAATCTATTCGTTCATTGATTCAGAAGAGATCGAGAATTTTGTATCAAAAACCTGACGAGGAACAACCAACGGAGATTGTTCTAAATGATAACAATATTGTTGAGGAGAAGCTAGGAAATGAAGGGATCTTGTGTGTGGAAGATATAATCCATGAAGTCGCAACTATGGGCGAAGCCTTCTCTAAATGTAACCATTTCTTGCTTCCATTCAAGTTAAATCGTGAGGTCAGTGGGTTTACTGCTATGAGCAAGCTACAGAAGTTAAAGCAGAGGGAAATAGATTCGAAGAAGCATAGGCTATCTAATGCTGCAACTGCACCAATCATACAGGTTGACATCGATGTTATGATCGAAAAGCTAAATTAA